Genomic DNA from Salvia miltiorrhiza cultivar Shanhuang (shh) chromosome 1, IMPLAD_Smil_shh, whole genome shotgun sequence:
aaataataagctaaTTCCCTTGTTTACTTCGATGGATTGATCCCAAGcctcttgattatttctatataTCATCTAAGTTAGTTTTACTTGATTATTATCTCATTGAGATTAGAGAAATCCTACtattaaggataaaaatactcaatcatgtatcttatcaatcatgcaaagtaagcGTTCCCTAATTATATTAAACTATTAAAGTGCATTTAATACTTTGAGATGtgtgtttaaaaaaaatactttgagATGTGTATATTAAGGCATATATGAGAATCAAATCGACTTATGAATAATTGATTATCagtcattttaaaatttaattgtaaaaatttatagatttcaCATTGTTTCATTTTTGCTTTATTTAATCACTTTTATAACAAGATATCCCATTTTGGAAAGGCTTCAACTTCAACGGTTGATCATTTACATTATTAATTGTGTGTTTGATGTGTTTGAACTTGAGACCTTTGGCCTAAGAAAATCTATGTACTTCATGACTACTTGGTCATTTTACAGGAAGTTAATTTAATGTTCTCTACTTATGCCAACATTATTATAGTTGGTtgtcttgaaaaaaaaaattagggctcGGTCACTGCGTGTCATAATTCatttatcaaaattatataaaaataataatatcaacaACATATTTTAAATGAATGTGAAGTTATGATGTGAACTTATATCTCATTGAATCATTTGTCTTTTAGGTTTTGTAACGTTTATTACCTTTTCTTTAGAGTTTTTTAACGTTTATTACCAATTTAATAATAGTTCAAATTTCTTCCATGTGTATTTGGTTCGCATTTTGGCATTAGTTGTAGGAATTTTACCATCTAATATATTCTTAGTTGGTTTCACTCGTTAACAAaattgagttttcattgctttaaaaaaaaaaaaaaattgagttttcattcaaaattttgactcCGCCACTCCATAATATAGAATATTAGATTGAGAGCCAAACGGAAAATTGAAAATTCCTTATCCAATGCTTTTAATCATTTGGACCAACCTCGCAAGCAAGGAACTTGATCCTATCTTTATTCCCTTCCTTTGTCCCTATATAATGCATGCAGTTTCTTAATCAAAAACATCACACAAAATCCTTGGGAGAAAAAAAAACTagtaagcaaaaaaaaaaacttcgaaagaaagaaaaagcaaaaaatataaaaataagcaATGTTGGACGCCACTGTACCAGCTGGAAATCAGCAGCTCCTCCGCCATGACCGCCGTTCGATGTTTTCGGACGACGTTGCGCTGAGGAATCAAATTCAGGCAACACATGCTTACGATGAGCGCTCGATCGACACCGAATCTATTCTTCTCATTGTTAAGGATATCTTCAATCTTGTTTCCCCTGGAATTGATGGAATTATCAATGTaagtatttgttatttttatttttcaaaacttTTTTGATCTTGAGTTGCTGTAACTAGTTCTTAATTGTTCATGATCAGGGCTCGACTAATCACGCCGGAATCCACGACGAAACGACGGCACTGGTGGACTCTGATGTCATCCACGACACATTAGCCTTTCTAGTGAACAAGATTTCCATTGAGGTTGATCATTGATTTTTGTACTAGTATTTAATTTGATTGACTGACAAACCTTAACTCGTTAGACAGTCTTACACAAGCTTTCGCATTAGCCCTTCTCTAAATCAGAGTTTATTTTTTTCTGTCAAGTTTGCTCAATAATGTTATAAGGTCTCTTCTGTTGTGTTTCACTATCATCAGCTGTCCTGCAAGTGCTCCGGCGGCGGCGACAACCACGCCTCGGCAGTGGAGATCCTGAACGTCCTGTCCAGCTACACTTGGGACGCGAAAGCCGTGGTGGCCCTAGCCTCATTCTCCGTCAACTACGGCCAGTTTTGGCTCGTTGCGAACCACTTCACGACTGAGCCGCTGGCCAAATCACTGGCAGTGCTGAAGCTGTTGCCGGAGATAATTGATCATTCAGATgtgatgaagtccagattcgAGACCATCAACAGCCTTGTGAAGGTGTCGCTGGAGCTAACGAGGTGCATTTCTGAGTTTCGTCGTCTGCCTTCGAAATACATATCGGATGAAGCAGAGCCGATGGTAGTTGCTGCGAGTCATGTCCCAATTGCGGTGTATTGGATTGTGAGGAGCTTGATTGCCTGTTCCTCTCAGGTTACTGAGATTCTTGGCCTAAGTCAAACGTAAGACGCGATCCGAAAGCTGGTTTGGGCTCCATTATTAGTATCTGTGTGGTGATTTTAGGCCTAAAATGTGCAGGGCAAGTTCGCATACAGAGACATGGGAGCTTTCAAGCTTAGCTCACAAGTTGACCAGTATACTGGACAGTCTCAAAACACAACTCCAAATCTGTCATCGACATATAGGTAATAAATCCAGCACTACTTTTTTGACATAGTCTTGTCTGTTTAAAACACTAGCAAACTTATCACAATATTAATTTGGATGTAAAATGATTCTTATTGCCATGAGCATAGTTTGATCTGTATAAGACACTAACAAAATAGTACGACGGATGTAAAAAATATAAGAAACATACAATATTTTTGATATTGTGATCATTTAGGATGACATCACAAGAATACAAACCACACGCCATCAATTAGGATGAGATCATATACAATATTACTACAATAATGCTTCTTTTATGAACTTGAGGTCCAAATTATTTTCATCTTACTCTGGTTGAGAAAGTTTTAATTTTACCCTTAGAAACgaaaataaataatgatattacAAGTATATCAGATTTTGTACGAATACACTTTTTAGTAGGAGTAATAAAGTTGGCGTATCTTGATCTGATGATGATCCCGTAGATGAGAAGAAACACGTGGAATACTTCGAATCAATCGGGCATCTATTTGGGACGACTCCCCACATCGACAACCAGAGGATACTGAAGAAGATTCTGTATTTGAAGGATGATCCGCTCCCACTTGCAATAGCCAACAACAAAACAACAAAGGTAGGTACATATTTCTTCATTGAATCctaataacatatatatatagtaatatagAATGATTTTTCTAACACAAATACATGTTTATATGTGATCAGTTAGGGGTGGAAGCTCTAAAAGGAAAGACAGTGTTGTTGCTGATATCAGATGATGAAATCTCCCATGACGAGCTTCTCATACTGGGGCATATGTATAGAGATTCAAGAACGAGGCAAGAGTTTGAGTACGAAATAGTATGGGTGCCCCTACTCGTGTTGGGAGAAATGAATAAATTCGAGCAGCTGTTGTCGCGTATGCCATGGTACACGTTGCACGACCCCGCCTTGCTAGAGCCGGCCGTGGCAAGGTACATTAGAGAGGTGTGGCGCTACACCAAGAAGCCGATGCTGGTCGCATTGGACCCGCAAGGCAAAATGGTTAGCCCTAATGCCATCCATATGGTGTGGATTTGGGGTAACATGGCCTATCCTTTCACTCATAAACGTGAATTGGACTTGTGGAATCATGAGGAATGGAGGATGCAGCTAGTGGTCAACGGCCTTGATCCAACTCTATTGAAATGGGTAACTACTCTTTGATCACCACTTCAAATCTCTGGATAAAGTGTCCGAGTCTAGCGATACCTTTTTTATAATTGTCTCTTTTTTGGTTTTGATCAGATCCAAGGTAAAAAGGTGATATGTTTATATGGTGGCGAGAATTACGAGTGGATCCGGGAGTTCATCAAGACAGCAAGAGAAGTTGCCGCCGCTGCTCCGATTGAGCTAGAGATGGTGTACATTGGTAGGGCTAAGAGCAGCGAGGAGCGCATTAGAAGGCTCCACAACATCGTGGCTGGCCGGAGTGAAATATGGGACGATCCCACATCCATTTGGTATTTTTGGAAGAGGCTCGAAAGCATGATGTACTCAAAGATTCACCACGGTGCCAAAGTCGTCACAGAGGAAGCAACGGGATCGACAGGCAATCCCGTTGCTGGAGATCACATCCTTGGTGAGGTGCTCACCCTGCTCACCTTTGGTGGTAGTGAGCAGGGATGGGCACTGTTCAGCCAAGGGGCGGGATCAGGGCCCGGGCAGATGGCTCGGGCTAAAGATGACCCGATGCTGAAAGCCCTAGTAGAATTTGGGAAGTGGGCCGAATTCGCTAGGCAGCCGGACGGATTTGTGCCCGCGCTCAATGATTATTTAGCCGGCCTTCACACGGCGGAGCACTGCAACCGGCTTATTTTGCCGGGGGTCGATGACATTCCGGAGATGGTCGTCTGCACGGAGTGTCACCGACCCATGGAGAAGTACTACATGTACCGTTGTTGCACGGATTGAAAGTGTGATTTCGACTGAATTAATTTGTTGCTATATACGTAGATTGATGCATGTTGCTAAAGAATaagcatatattttttttttaagtttgcGTGGTGTAGATTTTGCAAGATTGTGGCTATTAAGACTGGTGATTGCATCAGAACAGTTGATTGATTTTTCCTTTGTATTTTGGTATTGTTATTGGAAATTTGAGTGGCATATATCATATTTACTTATAATTTCCACTAGTTGTTTGTTTGCTTTTGTATCTCTTAAAAACCGGTGTCGTAGTACTTGCATTAATccattattatattaatataaaaagtaTTTTAATACAAAATAACATTATCcacccttgaagtgaaaataagcactacaaaaaaacacgTAAATAGCGACGACAATTAccggcgattttgccgtcggcGGCATTTCAGGCGACCCGCCCTTTCGCAATCACCggccaattaccgacggcaaaatcgccgtCGCCGGTATTTTTATTATACGcattatatgtttaattttatacagttaccgacggcgttttaccgtcgctaattagcgacggcaattgccgtcggtaatgaattaataatagggCACGCGGAGcccttcttttttcagtttGCGCCGCACAGACCCCCCCTCCCTTCGCTCCCCCCCTGTTGCTGCTTCTCCTTCTCCGGTCGCcacccgccgtcgccgccgtgcccaggtaactctctctctctctctagatctatatatatatctagggttgtcgatcggttcgggttcggttacccgtacccgaattttcggttacccgaacccgaaattgccaaatttcaataaccgttcccgaaccgttttagaagttcggttacccaatacccgcttcggttaaccaattgggttatttgggtatccgaaatacccatttaaaaaataaaattcaaataatttttgctctatctactttaaaagaaattacaaatatataatatatatgtaaatttacaaatatataatatatttgtaaatatattataatatatatgtaaattatttgtaaatttacaaatataatatatttgtaaatatataatatatttgtaaatttaccaatatatattataaatttacaaatttataatatatttgtaaatatataatatatatgtaaatttacaaatataatttacaaatatattatataatatatatatatataataatttacaaatatatatatatattaaataatttacaaatatataatatattatatatgatatattgataatatatatattaaataattaataaaataattttcggttattcggttaacccgatcggtttttcgggttaaccgataaccgaaatttccaaaaaaacaataaccgaaaccgatccattacccgaaattttcggttattggatacccaaactcGGGAATTTCTGTtcggttaattggatacccaaaacccgataaccatttAGACAGCCCTATCTCattgtaattatatatataattatatttaattttcatttatattcTTCCTTGTATTTCGACGACCCCGTTtcgccgccttcttcacgacaccccgccggaaaccaccaccgtacgtttctcttatttatctatttaattatttatgaatttatttatgaatttatttatgtatttatgttaattaaatagatttatttgttagatctagttacttaatttttaattggcttagtttataaataaattatatatgaagcatgattaattttaaattatatgaagcatgattaattttaaattatattaagcatgattaattttaatcaattagtttaagttgttagtttatatataatgaaatgtgtaattagtttaatcaattagtttaagttgtttgttagaataatttatatatgttggataatttaatttgttaaattaaatgttatgtgctatatatgtgtttatgaaatgttatgttattatatattgtaggatagatttaatcaatttcttaaggatcttctccctttgagatagaaattgattatttattaAGGATCTTCTTCCAACAAATAattgtttttaatttgatttttgtattctttattgcttattttcaaatttatgttttattgaactatatatttcaagtgttttattaaaaatatatatgtccttataaaaacttgtaaaattgcccactttcataaacaaaagtgggcaattttacaagtttttataagaagggggcatttttccctattaacacttttatatatttatggcaatgatgatgatgattgcatttaatgtaaacaaataaattcaaatcacattacaataaccaaattaaaacacttttgttgcattaatgttttaaaaaaaatttaaaaaaataatatttaattaataattaaatattttaccgacgataaaaataaggacggaaacgaACTCGATCAgtaattaacaacatctttcaagtattatctccacatattcaaagattataaacatatgagtgagtatatagcatttaaatgaaataataggtgtatatatatcaataatacgagtgttctgtactggtgaacactcgaaaagaatttcaaagttaagcgtgtttgacacagagcac
This window encodes:
- the LOC131005140 gene encoding protein SIEVE ELEMENT OCCLUSION B-like is translated as MLDATVPAGNQQLLRHDRRSMFSDDVALRNQIQATHAYDERSIDTESILLIVKDIFNLVSPGIDGIINGSTNHAGIHDETTALVDSDVIHDTLAFLVNKISIELSCKCSGGGDNHASAVEILNVLSSYTWDAKAVVALASFSVNYGQFWLVANHFTTEPLAKSLAVLKLLPEIIDHSDVMKSRFETINSLVKVSLELTRCISEFRRLPSKYISDEAEPMVVAASHVPIAVYWIVRSLIACSSQVTEILGLSQTASSHTETWELSSLAHKLTSILDSLKTQLQICHRHIDEKKHVEYFESIGHLFGTTPHIDNQRILKKILYLKDDPLPLAIANNKTTKLGVEALKGKTVLLLISDDEISHDELLILGHMYRDSRTRQEFEYEIVWVPLLVLGEMNKFEQLLSRMPWYTLHDPALLEPAVARYIREVWRYTKKPMLVALDPQGKMVSPNAIHMVWIWGNMAYPFTHKRELDLWNHEEWRMQLVVNGLDPTLLKWIQGKKVICLYGGENYEWIREFIKTAREVAAAAPIELEMVYIGRAKSSEERIRRLHNIVAGRSEIWDDPTSIWYFWKRLESMMYSKIHHGAKVVTEEATGSTGNPVAGDHILGEVLTLLTFGGSEQGWALFSQGAGSGPGQMARAKDDPMLKALVEFGKWAEFARQPDGFVPALNDYLAGLHTAEHCNRLILPGVDDIPEMVVCTECHRPMEKYYMYRCCTD